A single Brevundimonas sp. M20 DNA region contains:
- a CDS encoding EF-hand domain-containing protein translates to MTSPKAPKKSETIEVRVPYGAKTAFATRCRENGVTVSEAVRAFMEREIGGAPRARPRLWYAAAALAAGLALGAVAAPSLAQTQGHRQEPHSSRAAFDRLDANRDGVLSYDEFRPWRAI, encoded by the coding sequence ATGACCAGCCCCAAGGCCCCCAAAAAGAGCGAAACCATCGAGGTCCGCGTGCCCTACGGCGCCAAGACCGCCTTCGCCACGCGCTGCCGTGAGAACGGCGTGACCGTCAGCGAGGCGGTGCGGGCCTTCATGGAGCGCGAGATCGGAGGGGCGCCGCGTGCGCGCCCCCGGCTGTGGTATGCGGCGGCGGCGCTGGCCGCGGGACTGGCCCTCGGCGCGGTGGCCGCGCCCTCACTGGCCCAGACGCAGGGCCACAGGCAGGAGCCGCACAGTTCACGCGCCGCCTTTGATCGGCTGGACGCCAACCGCGACGGCGTCCTGAGCTATGACGAGTTCCGGCCCTGGAGGGCGATCTAG
- the lepB gene encoding signal peptidase I, producing MTEDAKPSPGPVHEMLETAKVIGIGLLAATAIQTSLFQPFTIPSSSMEPGLVTGDYVVVSKFAYGWSRASLPFNPPLPSGRLFGKQAERGDVVVFRRPSAPDQTWVKRVIGLPGDRVQVMGGTVFINGRAIRRTPLDIVQDHDAPERQVLQVRETRPDGTPYLTYDGGSGQQGDDTGVYVVPEGQYFMMGDNRDNSLDSRWPADVGVGLLPAENIVGKAEIIVASWKPGAGLFKPWTWFNLQSGRFFKPID from the coding sequence ATGACCGAAGACGCCAAACCTTCTCCCGGCCCCGTCCACGAAATGCTCGAGACCGCCAAGGTCATCGGGATCGGCCTGCTGGCGGCCACCGCCATCCAGACCAGCCTGTTCCAGCCCTTCACCATCCCGTCGTCCTCAATGGAGCCCGGACTGGTGACCGGCGACTATGTGGTGGTGTCCAAATTCGCCTACGGCTGGAGCCGGGCGTCCCTGCCCTTCAACCCGCCCCTGCCCTCGGGCCGGCTGTTCGGAAAACAGGCCGAACGCGGCGACGTCGTGGTGTTCCGCCGCCCCAGCGCGCCGGACCAGACCTGGGTGAAGCGGGTCATCGGCCTGCCGGGCGACCGGGTTCAGGTCATGGGCGGCACGGTCTTCATCAACGGTCGTGCGATCCGACGGACCCCGCTCGATATCGTTCAGGACCATGACGCCCCCGAGCGTCAGGTGCTGCAGGTGCGCGAGACCAGACCCGACGGCACGCCCTACCTGACCTACGACGGCGGTTCGGGTCAGCAGGGCGATGACACGGGCGTCTATGTCGTGCCCGAGGGCCAGTATTTCATGATGGGCGACAACCGCGACAACTCGCTGGATAGTCGTTGGCCCGCCGACGTCGGCGTGGGCCTGCTGCCGGCCGAAAACATCGTCGGCAAGGCCGAGATCATCGTCGCCTCGTGGAAGCCCGGCGCGGGCCTGTTCAAGCCCTGGACCTGGTTCAATCTCCAGTCGGGCCGGTTCTTCAAACCGATCGACTAG
- the gltA gene encoding citrate synthase: protein MTDQAKPAGTATLNYAGKSIDLPVLSGSTGPDVIDIRKLYAGTDAFTFDPGFTSTASCESGLTFIDGDAGVLLHRGYPIDQLASQSNFIEVCHLLLHGELPTAAQYEEFKNSITMHTMLHSQFDRFFEGFRRDAHPMSIMVGTVGALSAFYHDSLDIHDPVQRNISAIRLIAKMPTIAARAYKYHIGQPFVSPRNDLSYAENFLRMCFAVPAEDYQVDPRLVRAMDRIFTLHADHEQNASTSTVRLAGSSGANPFACIAAGIACLWGPSHGGANEEALNMLKEIGTPDKIPEFIQGVKDRKYKLMGFGHRVYKNYDPRAKVMQQSAYEVLEATGRQNDPLFLVAKELEKVALQDEYFTSRKLFPNVDFYSGITLSAMGFPTSMFTVLFALARTVGWIAQWQEMMADPGQKIGRPRQLYTGPTERDYVPIEKRG, encoded by the coding sequence ATGACCGACCAAGCCAAACCCGCCGGTACGGCGACCCTCAACTACGCCGGAAAGTCGATTGACCTTCCGGTGCTGTCGGGTTCCACCGGCCCGGACGTCATCGACATCCGCAAGCTGTACGCGGGCACCGACGCCTTCACTTTCGACCCGGGATTCACCTCGACCGCCTCGTGCGAGTCCGGCCTGACCTTCATCGACGGCGACGCCGGTGTTCTGCTGCACCGCGGCTACCCGATTGACCAGCTGGCCTCGCAGTCGAACTTCATCGAGGTCTGCCACCTGCTGCTGCACGGCGAACTGCCGACCGCGGCGCAGTACGAAGAGTTCAAGAACAGCATCACCATGCATACGATGCTGCACAGCCAGTTCGACCGCTTCTTCGAGGGCTTCCGGCGCGACGCTCACCCGATGTCGATCATGGTCGGCACCGTCGGCGCCCTGTCGGCCTTCTATCACGACAGCCTGGACATCCATGATCCGGTCCAGCGCAACATCTCGGCCATCCGCCTGATCGCGAAGATGCCGACCATCGCGGCCCGCGCCTACAAATACCATATCGGCCAGCCCTTCGTTTCGCCGCGCAACGACCTGTCCTACGCCGAGAACTTCCTGCGCATGTGCTTCGCCGTTCCGGCCGAGGACTATCAGGTTGATCCGCGTCTGGTCCGCGCCATGGACCGCATCTTCACCCTGCACGCCGATCACGAGCAGAACGCCTCGACCTCGACCGTCCGTCTGGCCGGTTCGTCGGGCGCCAATCCGTTCGCCTGTATCGCCGCCGGCATCGCCTGCCTGTGGGGCCCGTCGCACGGCGGCGCCAACGAAGAGGCGCTGAACATGCTCAAGGAGATCGGCACCCCGGACAAGATCCCGGAGTTCATCCAGGGCGTGAAGGACCGCAAGTACAAGCTGATGGGCTTCGGCCACCGCGTGTACAAGAACTACGATCCGCGCGCGAAGGTCATGCAGCAGTCGGCCTACGAAGTGCTCGAAGCGACCGGCCGCCAGAACGACCCGCTGTTCCTGGTCGCCAAGGAGCTGGAGAAGGTCGCCCTGCAGGACGAGTACTTCACCTCGCGCAAGCTGTTCCCGAACGTCGACTTCTACTCGGGCATCACCCTGTCGGCGATGGGCTTCCCGACCAGCATGTTCACCGTGCTGTTCGCCCTGGCCCGCACCGTGGGCTGGATCGCCCAGTGGCAGGAAATGATGGCCGACCCGGGCCAGAAAATCGGCCGCCCGCGTCAGCTGTACACCGGCCCGACCGAGCGCGACTACGTGCCGATCGAGAAGCGCGGCTAG
- the gltX gene encoding glutamate--tRNA ligase, with protein MSLPVVTRFAPSPTGFLHIGGARTALFNYLFARRHGGKFLVRVEDTDRERSTEEAVKAIFDGMAWLELFADEEPVFQFSRADRHREVANQLLESGHAYRDFLTAEETGALRDQAKADGKTFESPWRDREPSVDDLLKPHTIRFRRPADAPVVVDDAVQGTVRWESSALDDLVIVRSDGAPTYNLAVVVDDHDMGVTHVIRGDDHLNNAARQSLIYDALGWPRPTFAHIPLIHGPDGAKLSKRHGAQAVHEYAEMGYLPEAMRNYLARLGWAHGDDELFSDAQAQEWFDLGGIGKAPSRLDFDKLAHVNSHWIRLAQDDRLAKLTLDVHLSRGHALAPDDETRLLRAMPFVKDRAKTTLELADQTAFVLKPRPLSIDEKGLGLLSGESGERIGRLRDRLKLFGSWDVFALEAELKAFAEEEGVGFGKIGPATRAALTGGAASPDIAKTLAALGREESLGRLDDALQQTK; from the coding sequence ATGAGCCTCCCCGTCGTCACCCGCTTCGCCCCCTCGCCGACCGGTTTCCTGCACATCGGCGGCGCCCGCACCGCCCTGTTCAACTACCTGTTCGCCCGTCGCCACGGCGGCAAATTCCTTGTCCGGGTGGAGGACACCGACCGCGAGCGGTCGACCGAAGAGGCCGTGAAGGCCATTTTCGACGGCATGGCCTGGCTGGAGCTGTTCGCCGACGAGGAGCCGGTGTTCCAGTTCTCGCGCGCCGACCGCCACCGCGAGGTGGCGAACCAGTTGCTCGAGAGCGGCCACGCCTATCGCGACTTCCTGACCGCCGAAGAGACCGGCGCCCTGCGGGATCAGGCCAAGGCGGACGGCAAAACTTTCGAGTCGCCCTGGCGCGACCGTGAGCCGAGCGTGGATGACCTGCTGAAGCCGCACACCATCCGCTTCCGCCGCCCGGCCGACGCGCCCGTGGTCGTGGACGACGCCGTGCAGGGCACGGTGCGCTGGGAGTCGTCGGCGTTGGACGATCTGGTCATCGTGCGCTCGGACGGCGCCCCGACCTACAACCTCGCCGTGGTGGTCGATGACCACGACATGGGGGTCACCCACGTCATCCGTGGCGACGATCACCTGAACAACGCCGCCCGCCAGAGCCTGATCTATGACGCCCTGGGCTGGCCCCGCCCGACCTTCGCCCACATCCCCCTGATCCACGGTCCGGACGGCGCCAAGCTGTCCAAGCGGCATGGAGCGCAGGCGGTGCATGAGTACGCCGAGATGGGCTACCTGCCCGAGGCGATGCGCAACTATCTGGCCCGACTCGGCTGGGCCCACGGCGACGACGAGCTGTTCTCCGACGCGCAGGCGCAGGAGTGGTTCGATCTGGGCGGCATCGGCAAGGCGCCGTCGCGACTGGACTTCGACAAGTTGGCCCACGTCAACAGCCACTGGATCCGGCTCGCGCAGGACGACCGGCTGGCCAAGCTGACCCTCGACGTGCACCTGTCGCGCGGCCATGCGCTGGCCCCTGACGACGAGACCCGCTTGCTGCGCGCCATGCCGTTCGTGAAGGACCGCGCCAAAACCACGCTGGAACTGGCAGACCAGACCGCCTTCGTCCTGAAGCCCCGTCCGCTTTCCATCGATGAAAAGGGACTTGGCCTGCTGTCCGGCGAGTCCGGCGAGCGCATCGGCCGCCTGCGGGATCGGCTGAAATTGTTCGGCAGCTGGGATGTTTTCGCCCTTGAAGCCGAGCTCAAGGCCTTCGCCGAAGAGGAAGGCGTGGGCTTCGGGAAAATCGGCCCGGCGACCCGCGCGGCCCTGACCGGAGGGGCCGCTTCGCCCGACATCGCGAAAACTTTGGCGGCTCTGGGGCGAGAAGAAAGCCTCGGGCGCTTGGATGATGCGCTGCAACAGACTAAGTGA
- a CDS encoding ComEC/Rec2 family competence protein, with product MAAITRETVTEWLGAQVAAQSLRWRLWAPVAFGGGCATYFAFRAEPPSWPLLLFAVAASGGWLAGRRLHLARAWSLCLLMLAFFALGLAVAKLRTDAVAAPIAPALEGPTVIEGWVVDVDSPGSAGARAIIAPVRIRGLAPEQTPVRIRATIKEALPPAPGEPIRLFAILNPPPAPASPGAYDFGRTAFFQRIGGVAFSLGETRSTVLPEVPWRLRLVMKINAFRFDLAKRIVARQGERAGGVAAAMTTGQEAWLDPAEVDVMRDSGLAHILSISGLHMAVVGGFAFFLVRLLVALWPWLALRVSGKKVAAWAGLLAVGTYLVVSGAPPPAERAAITAAIAFLAVLLDRQAITMHALAVAAFVVLLLQPEAIVTPGFQMSFAATAALVALVEAWPRRPKEISAPLPILAVQRTGAWIGAAVLASLVAGAATGPFAMQHFNRSAMYGLAANLATAPLSDFLIMPALALGALLEPIGLGAPFLWLAAKGIEVMLAIGGWTAGLPGAVRTIASAPEIVLPLAFLGILFCCLWRGPLRWLGLPLACAVLIWPRTPTPDLWIGDGGLQAAWMQDRQAVVARPGVRQFAVDVWTRRRGLEAVERPTEGWTCGRFSCAPETSGPVALWWGRRAPTAEQMDGLCRSAPVVSIRTVVRELPPSCGRRLVLDGLDYARGGAVELKREGPAAANRWRARWVSDVRGERPWSRYGAAEGQ from the coding sequence GTGGCGGCGATCACGCGGGAGACGGTGACGGAGTGGCTGGGTGCGCAGGTCGCGGCCCAGAGCCTGCGCTGGCGTCTGTGGGCGCCGGTGGCGTTCGGCGGGGGCTGCGCGACCTATTTCGCCTTCAGGGCTGAGCCGCCATCATGGCCGCTGCTGCTGTTCGCGGTGGCGGCGTCAGGCGGGTGGCTGGCAGGGCGGCGGCTGCATCTGGCGCGGGCGTGGAGCCTGTGCCTGCTGATGCTGGCCTTTTTCGCGCTGGGACTGGCGGTCGCCAAGCTGAGGACCGATGCGGTGGCGGCGCCCATCGCGCCCGCGCTGGAAGGCCCGACGGTGATCGAGGGCTGGGTGGTCGATGTCGACAGCCCCGGCTCGGCGGGCGCGCGGGCGATCATCGCCCCGGTCCGCATCCGGGGGCTGGCGCCGGAGCAGACGCCGGTGCGCATCCGGGCCACGATCAAGGAGGCGCTGCCGCCCGCGCCCGGGGAGCCGATCCGCCTGTTCGCCATCCTGAACCCGCCGCCCGCGCCGGCCAGCCCCGGCGCCTATGATTTCGGCCGCACGGCCTTCTTCCAGCGGATCGGCGGGGTGGCCTTCAGCCTGGGCGAGACCCGCTCCACGGTCTTGCCCGAGGTCCCATGGCGATTGCGGCTGGTGATGAAGATCAACGCCTTCCGCTTCGATCTGGCGAAGCGGATCGTCGCGCGGCAGGGCGAGCGGGCGGGCGGCGTGGCGGCGGCCATGACCACGGGGCAGGAGGCCTGGCTGGACCCGGCGGAGGTCGATGTGATGCGGGACTCGGGGCTGGCGCACATCCTGTCGATCTCGGGCCTGCACATGGCGGTGGTCGGCGGGTTCGCCTTCTTTCTGGTGCGGCTGCTGGTCGCCCTGTGGCCGTGGCTGGCGCTGCGGGTGTCGGGCAAGAAGGTGGCGGCCTGGGCGGGATTGCTGGCGGTGGGCACCTATCTGGTGGTGTCGGGCGCGCCGCCCCCGGCCGAGCGGGCGGCCATCACCGCCGCCATCGCCTTCCTCGCCGTTCTGCTGGACCGGCAGGCGATCACCATGCACGCGCTGGCGGTGGCGGCCTTTGTGGTGCTGCTGCTTCAGCCCGAGGCGATTGTGACGCCGGGGTTCCAGATGTCGTTCGCGGCTACGGCGGCGCTGGTGGCGCTCGTTGAGGCCTGGCCCCGGCGACCGAAGGAGATTTCGGCCCCGCTGCCCATTCTCGCGGTGCAGAGGACGGGGGCGTGGATCGGGGCGGCGGTGCTGGCCAGTCTGGTGGCGGGCGCGGCGACCGGACCGTTCGCCATGCAGCATTTCAACCGCTCGGCCATGTACGGGCTGGCGGCGAACCTCGCGACAGCGCCGCTGTCAGACTTTCTGATCATGCCCGCGCTGGCGCTGGGTGCCTTGCTGGAGCCTATCGGTCTCGGCGCGCCCTTCCTGTGGCTCGCGGCGAAGGGGATCGAGGTGATGCTGGCCATCGGCGGGTGGACGGCGGGCCTGCCGGGCGCGGTCCGGACCATCGCCAGCGCGCCGGAGATCGTCCTGCCGCTGGCTTTCCTCGGCATCCTGTTCTGCTGCCTGTGGCGCGGGCCGCTGCGGTGGCTGGGCCTGCCGCTGGCCTGTGCGGTGCTGATCTGGCCCAGAACGCCGACGCCGGACCTCTGGATCGGCGACGGCGGCTTGCAGGCGGCGTGGATGCAGGATCGGCAGGCCGTGGTGGCGCGACCCGGCGTGCGGCAGTTCGCAGTCGATGTCTGGACCCGCAGGCGGGGGCTGGAGGCGGTGGAGCGTCCGACTGAGGGCTGGACCTGCGGCCGCTTCTCCTGCGCGCCGGAGACATCAGGACCGGTGGCGCTGTGGTGGGGCAGGCGCGCGCCGACGGCGGAACAGATGGACGGACTATGCCGATCCGCGCCGGTCGTCAGTATACGGACGGTCGTGCGCGAACTGCCGCCGTCCTGCGGCAGAAGGCTGGTTCTCGACGGTCTCGACTACGCCCGGGGCGGCGCGGTGGAGCTGAAACGCGAAGGGCCCGCCGCGGCGAACCGCTGGCGAGCCCGGTGGGTGTCCGACGTGCGCGGGGAGCGGCCGTGGAGCCGCTACGGCGCCGCCGAGGGTCAGTGA
- the lexA gene encoding transcriptional repressor LexA, whose amino-acid sequence MLTRKQHELLMFIHERIQETGVSPSFDEMKEALDLASKSGIHRLITALEERGFIRRLAHRARALEVTKLPEQATAGAPRGHAGFKPGVIEGGGRPKAAEPANDTRELSLMGKIAAGTPIDAIEHETARYPVPEAMLGSGEHYLLEIEGDSMIEAGILNGDMVIIKSTENCSSGEIVVALVEGEQATLKRLRKKGASIALEPANRNYETKIYGADQVAVQGKLVGLIRRYH is encoded by the coding sequence ATGCTCACGCGCAAACAGCACGAACTGCTCATGTTCATCCACGAACGGATTCAGGAGACTGGTGTGTCTCCGTCGTTCGACGAGATGAAGGAGGCGCTGGATCTGGCGTCCAAGTCGGGCATCCACCGGCTGATCACGGCGCTGGAGGAGCGCGGCTTCATCCGCCGCCTCGCCCACCGCGCCCGCGCGCTGGAAGTCACCAAACTGCCGGAACAGGCCACGGCGGGCGCGCCGCGCGGCCATGCCGGCTTCAAGCCCGGCGTGATCGAGGGCGGTGGTCGTCCCAAGGCCGCCGAGCCCGCCAACGACACCCGTGAACTGTCCCTGATGGGCAAGATCGCCGCGGGCACCCCCATCGACGCCATCGAGCACGAGACCGCCCGCTATCCGGTGCCGGAGGCCATGCTCGGCTCTGGCGAGCACTATCTGCTCGAGATCGAGGGCGACTCGATGATCGAGGCCGGCATCCTCAACGGCGACATGGTCATCATCAAATCGACCGAGAACTGCTCCTCGGGCGAGATCGTCGTCGCTCTGGTCGAGGGTGAACAGGCGACGCTGAAGCGCCTGCGCAAGAAGGGCGCCTCCATCGCCCTGGAGCCCGCCAACCGCAACTATGAGACCAAGATTTACGGCGCCGATCAGGTGGCCGTGCAGGGCAAGCTGGTCGGCCTGATCCGCCGCTATCACTGA
- the trpC gene encoding indole-3-glycerol phosphate synthase TrpC, which translates to MTDVLERIAAYKREDVTGRKAALSQDAVEARAALASAPRGFRAALESRVEATGRPALIAEIKKASPSKGLIRADFNPPALAQAYGRGGASCLSVLTDGPSFQGDDSYLSAARDAVSLPCLRKDFLVDPWQVAESRALGADCILIILAMIDDTLAAELLAEAERFGMDALIETHDEAEMARACKLGGDLVGINNRSLRTFEVDLETTERLAMLSPVRALLVAESGIFTPDDVQQVSDAHAQAILVGESLMRQDDVEAATRALLG; encoded by the coding sequence ATGACCGACGTGCTGGAACGGATCGCCGCCTACAAGCGCGAGGACGTCACCGGTCGGAAAGCCGCCCTGTCGCAGGACGCCGTCGAGGCCCGCGCCGCCCTCGCCTCGGCCCCACGCGGCTTCCGCGCCGCTCTGGAATCCCGCGTCGAAGCCACCGGCCGCCCGGCCCTGATCGCCGAGATCAAGAAAGCCAGCCCGTCCAAGGGCCTGATCCGCGCCGACTTCAATCCGCCCGCGCTGGCGCAGGCCTACGGGCGCGGCGGCGCCTCCTGCCTGTCCGTCCTGACCGACGGGCCCAGCTTCCAGGGCGACGACAGCTATCTGTCCGCCGCCCGTGACGCGGTCTCGCTGCCCTGCCTGCGCAAGGACTTCCTGGTGGACCCGTGGCAGGTGGCCGAGAGCCGGGCGCTGGGCGCCGACTGCATCCTGATCATCCTGGCCATGATCGACGACACGCTGGCCGCCGAACTGCTGGCCGAGGCCGAGCGCTTCGGTATGGACGCCCTGATCGAGACCCACGACGAGGCCGAGATGGCCCGCGCCTGCAAGCTCGGCGGCGATCTGGTCGGCATCAACAACCGCTCCCTGCGGACCTTCGAGGTCGATCTGGAGACCACAGAACGCCTCGCGATGCTGAGCCCGGTGAGGGCGCTGCTGGTGGCCGAAAGCGGCATCTTCACCCCGGACGACGTCCAGCAAGTCTCCGACGCGCACGCCCAGGCCATCCTCGTCGGCGAAAGCCTGATGCGTCAGGACGACGTGGAAGCGGCGACGCGGGCGTTGCTGGGCTAG
- the trpD gene encoding anthranilate phosphoribosyltransferase: MADVKSLLARLVDGQVLSDAEAHAFFAACLRGEPTPAQVAAAVTALRIRGETVGEIAAFATAMREAALTLDHPYEVIDTCGTGGDGQHTYNISTAAALVLAGAGLKVAKHGNRALSSKSGSSDVLSVLGVNLQATEAQQLRALDKAGIAFLFAPTYHGAMRHVGPVRTEIGFRTVFNLLGPLSNPARAKRQVMGVYDPRLLEPLAEVLGRLGAIRAWTVHGQGLDELTVTGETEVAEWKDGAVRRFTVTPEDAGLARHDISAIRGGDAEENATALRALLDGATGAYRDVVLLNAAAALVVADKAADLAEGAVQAAAVIDDGRAAKALAELVEATNTPIEEEETA; this comes from the coding sequence GTGGCTGACGTCAAGTCACTGCTGGCCAGGCTGGTCGACGGTCAGGTGCTGTCGGACGCGGAGGCGCACGCCTTCTTCGCCGCCTGCCTGCGCGGCGAGCCGACCCCGGCCCAGGTCGCCGCCGCCGTCACCGCCCTGCGTATCCGGGGCGAGACTGTGGGCGAGATCGCGGCCTTCGCCACCGCCATGCGCGAGGCGGCCCTGACGCTCGACCATCCGTATGAGGTGATCGACACCTGCGGCACCGGCGGTGACGGCCAGCACACCTACAACATCTCCACCGCCGCGGCCCTCGTGCTTGCGGGCGCCGGACTGAAGGTCGCTAAGCACGGCAACCGGGCGCTCAGCTCCAAATCCGGCTCGTCCGACGTCCTGTCGGTGCTGGGCGTGAACCTTCAGGCCACCGAGGCCCAACAGCTCCGCGCGTTAGACAAGGCCGGCATCGCCTTCCTGTTCGCTCCCACCTACCACGGGGCCATGCGCCACGTCGGCCCGGTGCGGACCGAGATCGGCTTCCGCACCGTGTTCAACCTGCTGGGTCCGCTGTCCAATCCGGCGCGGGCGAAGCGGCAGGTCATGGGCGTCTATGATCCCCGCCTGCTGGAGCCGCTGGCCGAGGTGCTGGGCCGTCTGGGCGCGATCCGGGCCTGGACCGTCCACGGTCAGGGCCTCGACGAGCTGACCGTCACCGGCGAGACCGAGGTGGCGGAGTGGAAGGACGGCGCCGTGCGTCGTTTCACCGTCACCCCCGAGGACGCCGGTCTGGCCCGCCACGACATCAGCGCCATCCGTGGCGGTGACGCCGAGGAGAACGCCACGGCCCTGCGCGCCCTGCTGGACGGGGCGACTGGCGCCTATCGCGACGTCGTCCTGCTGAACGCCGCCGCCGCCCTGGTGGTGGCGGACAAGGCCGCCGATCTGGCCGAGGGCGCGGTTCAGGCCGCCGCCGTCATCGACGACGGCCGCGCGGCCAAGGCCCTGGCCGAACTGGTCGAGGCCACCAATACGCCCATTGAGGAAGAGGAGACGGCATGA
- a CDS encoding aminodeoxychorismate/anthranilate synthase component II → MILVVDNYDSFTYNLVHYLAELGAETKVVRNDDLTAAEAWALKPEAVLLSPGPCTPNEAGVCLALLDTAPLDMPIFGVCLGHQAMGQAFGGDVIRAKALMHGKTSPILHEGKSVFRGLPSPFTATRYHSLAVKRETLPDVLEVTAWTADGEIMGLAHKTRPIHGVQFHPESIATEHGHDLLANFLDLAGVKRRAMV, encoded by the coding sequence ATGATCCTCGTCGTCGATAACTACGACAGTTTTACCTACAACCTCGTCCACTACCTCGCGGAGCTGGGCGCGGAGACCAAGGTCGTGCGCAATGACGACCTGACCGCCGCCGAGGCCTGGGCGCTGAAGCCCGAGGCCGTGCTGCTGTCGCCGGGTCCGTGCACCCCCAACGAGGCGGGCGTCTGCCTCGCCCTGCTGGACACCGCGCCCCTGGACATGCCGATCTTCGGCGTCTGTCTGGGCCATCAGGCGATGGGACAGGCCTTCGGCGGTGACGTGATCCGCGCCAAGGCCCTGATGCACGGCAAGACCTCGCCCATCCTGCACGAAGGCAAGAGCGTCTTCCGCGGCCTGCCCTCGCCGTTCACCGCGACCCGCTACCATTCGCTGGCCGTGAAGCGGGAAACCCTGCCGGACGTGCTGGAGGTCACCGCCTGGACCGCCGACGGCGAGATCATGGGGCTGGCCCACAAGACCCGCCCGATCCACGGCGTCCAATTCCACCCGGAATCGATCGCCACCGAGCACGGCCACGACCTGCTGGCCAACTTCCTCGATCTCGCGGGCGTCAAGCGTCGGGCGATGGTCTGA
- a CDS encoding peptidoglycan-binding protein: MADDIQKARALLIAPITVHSPWAALGAAALAATAAVLMAGVMILGPGIRFQDAPPVSQDLLPNG; the protein is encoded by the coding sequence ATGGCCGATGACATCCAGAAGGCGCGGGCTCTGCTGATCGCTCCGATCACGGTTCACAGCCCTTGGGCGGCGCTCGGCGCGGCGGCTCTGGCGGCGACGGCGGCGGTCCTGATGGCCGGGGTGATGATCCTCGGGCCGGGCATCCGCTTCCAGGACGCCCCGCCGGTGTCTCAGGACCTGTTGCCGAACGGATAG